GTAAGGACAAGGACTCAGCGCTCGCCCGACAGAACTTTGACGAAGCCAAGCGGCTCTCGACCAAGGAAGGCGAACTTGCTCAGCGTAAGAGTGAGTTGGAGGCCTCGTGGAAAGAGGAGGGTAAGGAGCGCTTCGGAGTCGTTGACGAAGAGGTGATTGCTGAAGTCTTGGCCATGTGGACCGGCATACCGGTGAATCGTCTCACCGAGGAAGAGACGGCAAAGCTTCTGCGGATGGAGGATGAACTCCATCGTCGGATCGTCGGGCAGCAAGAGGCGATCTCGGCGTTGTCGCGATCGATCCGTCGAACGCACGCTGGTCTCAAGGACCCAAGGCGTCCGTCAGGTTCGTTTATCTTTCTCGGACCAACGGGTGTAGGCAAGACTGAGTTGGCCAAGACGTTGGCTGAGTTCCTCTTCGGGGATCCAGACGCGCTGATCCAGCTCGACATGAGCGAGTACATGGAGAAGCACACGGTTGCCCGTCTGGTCGGTTCGCCTCCTGGTTACGTGGGCTACGACGAAGGTGGGCAGCTGACTGAGGCGGTTCGGAGAAAGCCGTTCTCTGTCGTGCTCTTCGATGAGATTGAAAAGGCGCATCCTGATATCTTCAACACCTTGTTGCAGATCCTCGAGGATGGTCGTCTCACGGACGCCCAGGGACGAGCGGTGGACTTTAAGAACACCATTTTGATCATGACCTCAAACCTTGGTAGCGCCGAACTCCACAAGAGCCAGGTGGGATTCTCGAAGAACACCGATGCGGTCAATCACGAGAAGATGCGCATCAAGTTGAACGAGGCCCTCAAGTCACACTTCAAGCCAGAGTTCTTGAATCGTATCGATGAGGTAATCGTCTTCCATGAGTTGACCCAGCCTGAGGTTGAGCAGATCGTTGATCTTCTGTTTAAGCGAATTCAAAAGCAACTCGAGACCAAGGGCATTGGTATTGAGTTGACGGAGTCGGTTCGTGCGCACCTAGCAAAGGTCGGTTATGACCGGGAGCTTGGCGCCCGTCCGTTGCGTCGAACGCTTCAGCGACTGATTGAGGACCCCTTGTCAGAACGCCTGTTGAATCGTGAGTTTCATGCAGGCGAGATGGTGGTCGTCGATTTCGATGGTGATGAGGTGGTCTTCAGGGTGATTGAAGGAGTCGATCCAACTCCGATGGAGTTAGCCGAGTCCTCCAGCGCTGACTAACCTCGCCACCGGCAGCGACAGCAACGATGGATCGGAGGTTCTGAGCCTTGCTAGATACGGCGGCTCCACACGGAGTGGCTGAGAGGTCTGGGGCTCAATCAGCCGATACAATGTTCTGTCATGGTTATGGTTAGCAAGACCCGCATGCTGATAGGCCTCCTGCGAAGCCGACGGTAATCCCGTCGGCTTCGGCCGTTTTGCAGCGAAGCCAGCGACCGTGTCGGGTGAGACTTGCCCTCGCCGGCAAGCCTCCGACGGTGAGCAGTTGACATCAGGTTGTCAGAGGCTCGGACTAAACCAACCACTATGAAGCAAAAGTTTCGCTGTTCTGGTTGTGGCGAGCTCCATCTCACGTGGAAAGGGCAGTGTCTTGCCTGTGGTGAGTGGGGGCTCATTGGTGAGGAGTCGGAGCCGACGCGCTTGACGCGAGCGATGACAACTCCAGTGCCTCTGGCACGTGTCACACGACATCGAGAGCGTCGCTTGACATCGGGGATTGTGGGACTTGACGAACTCTTGGGGGACGGGTTCGTCTTCGGCTCCGTCGTGCTGGTCTCGGGCGAGCCGGGTGTTGGAAAATCTTCGCTCATCCTTGGACTGTCTGCCAATATCATGGCGACGACATCGAGTCTCTACATTACCGCCGAAGAGACACAGTTGCAGCTTGCTCAGCGAGCCGAGCGGCTCGGTGGCAGCTATGACCAGCTACTGGTGCTGGCGACGCGCGACAGTGATGAGGCCCTTGCGGCGATGGAGACGACCGAGGCAAAATTTGTCGTGATCGACTCGCTGCAAGCCCTTGCGATCGGTGTCGCGTTGATGAAGGAGTTCGTTGACGCAGTCGTCAAGCTTGCCAAGTCGCGAGAGTTGGTGGTGGTTGTCATTGGTCAGGTCACAAAGGATGGCGATCTCCTCGGGCCGCGCTATGTCGAGCACATGGTGGATGCGTCGCTCATGCTCGAGGCGACTGGGGCACCTGGGATTCGTCGAGTCTTGGTTCGCAAGAATCGGTTTGGACCAAGTGATGGGGTGCGACGGTTCTCGTTGGAGGCCACAGGGGTACGGATGCTTGAGGAGTCGAATCGTCTTGAGGGAACCCCCGAGGTTGGACGCGCATGGGCGGGGGTGAGAGTAGGCCGCCTCGCCCAGATCGTTGAGGTGAATGCCTTGGTTGGTGCGAAGTCCAAAGGACGACTTTTGTCCCGTGGGGTTGAGACCGATCGGGTTCGGTACCTGCTCAGCGTGATCGACAAACACTGTGATCTTGATCTTGCGGACCGAGAGGTCATGGTGGCCATCCCGAGCGGCAGCGTAGTATCCGATCCGCGAGTTGACCTGGCGTTGGCGATCGCGTTGGTGAGTTCGCGCCGCTCGGTACCGTTGGCTCGCCCATTGCTCGCCTGTGCTGAGATCGGGTTGTTGGGAGAACTGATCGCCGATGACGCCATCCGAGGGTTGACACAGGCGCTGCCGGTTCCATCCCGCGAGATCATTACGCCTACGACCAAGCCATACCTTCGGGATGTATTGACCGAGCTTGGTCTTCATAAGTCCGATCGACTTCAGGTGGTAGGCTTATAGACAGATGAGCGCTTCGATCACTGAATTTCAACAAACGGCGTTGGCTAAGGTCGCGCCAGGCACCCCATTGCGGGCTGGTCTAGACCGTATCTTGCTCGCAGGGACCGGTGCGTTGGTCGTGTTGGGTGATGCGGCAGAGGTGCTCGAGATCTGTACGGGTGGCTTTCTTATCGAGGCGGCCTTCTCACCGCAAAAGCTGTTCGAGCTCGCCAAGATGGATGGTGCTATCATTCTCTCGGCCAACGGAACCAGAATTGTTCGAGCCAACGTCCACCTGATGCCTGATCCACGATTGGTGACCACTGAGACGGGGACGCGACATCGAACGGCTGAGCGGGTGGCCTCAAGCGTTGATGCCGTGGTGGTCGCCGTATCCGAGGAGCTATCGGTGATCTCGGTGTATTATCGCAGTCACAAACAGACCTTGCAGCCAATCCCCTCGGTGCTATCCCGCGCGAGTCAGGCACTCTCGACACTCGAGCGCTATCGAGAGCGCTTCGAATCGGTTTTGGCGAACTTGACTCCGCTAGAGCTCAATGATCAAGTTACCTTTCGAGACGTGCTCTTTGCCTTGCAGCGAGGGGAGATGGTGCGGCGTATCGGTGCTGAGATCGATGGATACCTACTCGAACTTGGAACAGATGGTCGTTTGCTCGCGTTGCAGTCGGCCGAGATTTCGCTGGACTTCGAGGAGCGTTTCGATTCGCTGATCTTTGACTTCTTGGGCTACTGTGATCCGCTAGAGATTGCGGCAGTTCGTGATTCGTTCTCCTCGCTATCAACCGACGACGTCACGGATCTGAGGACCTTTGCGAGTTGGGTGGCCCGACAGGCGATCTGCGAACCACTCCGTGAGGTCTCTCTCGAACAGGGCGACCTTGCGCTCTTCACGCTGCCGTCGCGGGGTTCAAGGCTGTTGAATGGTATCTCCAGGATCCCTACTGCAGCCGTGGCATCCCTTTTGGATCGCTATCCATCGGTGGCGGCCATCCGCTCGGCACCGGAAGAGGAACTGGCTTCGTTAGATAATATTGGACCCGACTGGGCCAGAGTGATTCGTGAGTCTCTTGGCGTCAGTCCGGTCGTCTCGCCGCTTGAGCGCTAAGAGCACAAGCTTGTCTGGATCCAGCACACGATAGATGCGGTGGTTGTCGATGGCGATGGCACCACAGCGCTGCAGGGTGATCAACGCCTTGTTGGTGCGCTCGCGCGAGGCCCCGACGAGGCTTGCGATCTCCTCTTGGGTAATATCGAGAACAAACTGTTCTTGACCTTGAGAGATATCCAAGAGGCGTCGTGCGAGACGGTTGATCAGGTCGAGGTTGAGCGCCTCGACTAGGCGTTCGTCGTTCGCACGGATCCTGGCCGCGTAGGCGCCAAGAACACTCCAGCTCAGCTCGGGGTTTTCGACGAGGCTTTTGCGTAGGAGATCGTAGGGGATGACAAGCACCAGGGATGGTTCAAGTGCTTTGGCGGTTGAAGTCCTCAAAGAGTGGTCAAAAAGGCTCAAATCTCCTACGACGGCACCACGTGACTTGATTCCAAGCATGCACGGGCTGCCCCATGGCCCCTCGGCGAGCAGTCCGATCCGCCCAGAGCAGATCAAGAAGCAGTCCTCAGCTTGCGTGTTGTGACGATACAGTATCCCATGCTTGGGGTAGTGCTTGAGATGGGAGCCGATAAAAGTAGGCGTCATCAGCTCTCCGGAGAAGCAAGAAAACACCGGATGACTCGCCACGAGGGCTAGCACCGTTCCGACTCCGTCACCTTCAGCACACTTGAGCACATCCACCCCCTGCCCTCGAGCTGGTATACTAGTAGAAAAGTTCAGTTAATCCTTACTGTATGTCCTTCTTGGAAGGCGGTTCCATTGTCATTTGAAGTCGGCGACAAGGTCGTCTATCCCCACCATGGTGCAGCGATCATCGAAGATCGGGAGCGTCGGGAGGACTTCGGGGAAGAACGGGAGTACTTTGTCCTTAAGATCGCATACGGAGACCTGACGGTTCGTGTACCTGTTGATCTTGCTGAAGAGGTTGGTCTACGTGATGTGATCAACGACGAAGAGGTCGAAGAGGTCTTCGCCGTCCTCGGGAAAAAGGATGCGCGTATGCCGACCAACTGGTCGCGGCGGTACAAGAACCACGTCGAGAAGCTTAAGTCGGGCGACATCTATCAGGTTGCCGAGGTGGTGCGCAATTTGACGATCCGTGACAATGACAAGGGTCTTTCTGCAGGTGAGCGAAGAATGCTTGCAAAGGCACGACAGATACTGGTCTCCGAACTCACCTTTGCGCTGTCGGTCACTCCTGAAGATGCTGAGGGGCGACTCGACAAGGCGCTCGCATAGCGGGGCGACCGTTGTCGGTCGCAACCTTGATTGTCGCTGCTGGTTCAGGCACGCGTTTTGGGGGCCCCAAGCAGTTTGAACGCGTTGACGGTGTCACGCTGATCGATGCGGCGATTGCACGAGCCCGTGCGGTGTCAAATCTGATCGTCGTCGCACTTCCTCCTGGGGTGAAGCTACCACCAGGGGCGGACGGCCTGCGGTACACGGTTGGTGCTGAGACCAGGACTGGGTCGGTTATCAACGCGTTTCGTCACCTTGATGAGACTGTTGATTACGTGCTCATCCATGACGCCGCGCGTCCGTTCGCCTCCGAGGTGCTCTTTGAGCGAGTGGTCGCGGCGCTTGCCCGTGGGTGCGCGGCGGTGGTTCCCGCGCTGGCGTCGGTTGACACGCTCAAGGTGGTCGAGGATGCGGTCGTGGTGCGGACGTTGGACAGGACAAAGATCGTTCGTGTGCAGACGCCACAAGGGTTTCACTATGATGTGCTCGCCGCCATCGTCGAGAGCCATCGAGAGGCCACTGATGAGGCAGCAATCGCCGAGGAGCTGGGGTTTACGGTGTCGGTGGTGCCAGGGGATGAGCTCGCCGCAAAGGTGACCGTACCGGGCGACCTTGACCGCTTCCGACTCCCTCGGGTCGGCCTTGGCTTCGACATTCATCCGTTTGGAGCCAGCGGAGGGGGTGACCTCATCTTGGCCGGCACCCACTTTGGCCCTCCCGGGCTTGTCGGCCACTCCGATGGCGACTGTCTAGCGCACGCCGTCGCGGATGCGGTGCTAGGCGCCGCTGGTGTCGGTGGCATTGGTGACCTGTTTCCGGACACGGACCCTGCTCTTCATGGTGCTGACTCGATGGATCTCTTAGGTCGATGCCGTGATGTGGTCGAGGCGAAGGGCTATCGCATCCACTCTGTGGACGCGACGGTCATAGCTGAACGTCCTCGTCTTGGGCCCTCACTTGGTGTGCTCGGCAACGCCTTGGAGGAGTGTCTTGGAGCACCAACGCTGGTGAAGGCCAAACGGGCCGAAGGTCT
This sequence is a window from Ferrimicrobium sp.. Protein-coding genes within it:
- a CDS encoding AAA family ATPase, which codes for MKQKFRCSGCGELHLTWKGQCLACGEWGLIGEESEPTRLTRAMTTPVPLARVTRHRERRLTSGIVGLDELLGDGFVFGSVVLVSGEPGVGKSSLILGLSANIMATTSSLYITAEETQLQLAQRAERLGGSYDQLLVLATRDSDEALAAMETTEAKFVVIDSLQALAIGVALMKEFVDAVVKLAKSRELVVVVIGQVTKDGDLLGPRYVEHMVDASLMLEATGAPGIRRVLVRKNRFGPSDGVRRFSLEATGVRMLEESNRLEGTPEVGRAWAGVRVGRLAQIVEVNALVGAKSKGRLLSRGVETDRVRYLLSVIDKHCDLDLADREVMVAIPSGSVVSDPRVDLALAIALVSSRRSVPLARPLLACAEIGLLGELIADDAIRGLTQALPVPSREIITPTTKPYLRDVLTELGLHKSDRLQVVGL
- a CDS encoding Crp/Fnr family transcriptional regulator encodes the protein MDVLKCAEGDGVGTVLALVASHPVFSCFSGELMTPTFIGSHLKHYPKHGILYRHNTQAEDCFLICSGRIGLLAEGPWGSPCMLGIKSRGAVVGDLSLFDHSLRTSTAKALEPSLVLVIPYDLLRKSLVENPELSWSVLGAYAARIRANDERLVEALNLDLINRLARRLLDISQGQEQFVLDITQEEIASLVGASRERTNKALITLQRCGAIAIDNHRIYRVLDPDKLVLLALKRRDDRTDAKRLTNHSGPVGSNII
- the ispF gene encoding 2-C-methyl-D-erythritol 2,4-cyclodiphosphate synthase encodes the protein MSVATLIVAAGSGTRFGGPKQFERVDGVTLIDAAIARARAVSNLIVVALPPGVKLPPGADGLRYTVGAETRTGSVINAFRHLDETVDYVLIHDAARPFASEVLFERVVAALARGCAAVVPALASVDTLKVVEDAVVVRTLDRTKIVRVQTPQGFHYDVLAAIVESHREATDEAAIAEELGFTVSVVPGDELAAKVTVPGDLDRFRLPRVGLGFDIHPFGASGGGDLILAGTHFGPPGLVGHSDGDCLAHAVADAVLGAAGVGGIGDLFPDTDPALHGADSMDLLGRCRDVVEAKGYRIHSVDATVIAERPRLGPSLGVLGNALEECLGAPTLVKAKRAEGLGDLGAGLGVATLAIALLR
- a CDS encoding CarD family transcriptional regulator, which produces MSFEVGDKVVYPHHGAAIIEDRERREDFGEEREYFVLKIAYGDLTVRVPVDLAEEVGLRDVINDEEVEEVFAVLGKKDARMPTNWSRRYKNHVEKLKSGDIYQVAEVVRNLTIRDNDKGLSAGERRMLAKARQILVSELTFALSVTPEDAEGRLDKALA
- the disA gene encoding DNA integrity scanning diadenylate cyclase DisA: MSASITEFQQTALAKVAPGTPLRAGLDRILLAGTGALVVLGDAAEVLEICTGGFLIEAAFSPQKLFELAKMDGAIILSANGTRIVRANVHLMPDPRLVTTETGTRHRTAERVASSVDAVVVAVSEELSVISVYYRSHKQTLQPIPSVLSRASQALSTLERYRERFESVLANLTPLELNDQVTFRDVLFALQRGEMVRRIGAEIDGYLLELGTDGRLLALQSAEISLDFEERFDSLIFDFLGYCDPLEIAAVRDSFSSLSTDDVTDLRTFASWVARQAICEPLREVSLEQGDLALFTLPSRGSRLLNGISRIPTAAVASLLDRYPSVAAIRSAPEEELASLDNIGPDWARVIRESLGVSPVVSPLER